DNA sequence from the Pseudoduganella plicata genome:
CGTGATCGCGTTCATCATGCCGCCCGGCCGCAGCACGCCTTCGAACCAGCGCTGGTAATTGGACACCGCGGCACCGGCAATGGCGCCGCCGATCAGGCCCCACCACAGCGCCTTGCGCGTCGGCTTGCAGGCCAGCACGGCGACCAGCGCACTGGCGGCAAACAGCATGCGGCTGGGCTTCTCCCAGTTGCGCAGCGGGACGCCCTCGTGCACCATGACGACCAATCCGACGAACACGAAGACGATGGCGAACGCTGTCAAAACGCCGCGGATATCGCTAAGATGACGGCGGAACGCCGGCATGCCTTCGCGCGCGCACCACAGCGCGGCCAACAGGAAACCGAAGCTGCACAGGCCAACGCCGGTGCGGGTGATCAGGCTCAGGAAGGGCAGCAGAAAAACCAGGCTGGTGACAGTGACAGTTTTTACGTCGACATTCTTGGTTAAAGTATTATTCATTAATATTTTTGTGAGCGGCTCTTGCAAAAATCAACACGGGCAGCATCGACTTCATGCAACAAGCGTCAAAAATCTCTGTCATCGTCACGACGTACAACCGACCGGACGCCCTGACGGCGGTGGTCGAAGCCTGCTTTGCGCAGGACGATACAAATTTCGAAATCATTATCGCTGATGACGGCTCGACGAACAACACGCGGGACTGCGTGGCCGCCCTGCAGGCGCGCGCGCCGGTGCCGCTGCGGCACGTCTGGCAGCCCGACGACGGCTTTCGCGCCGCGCGCGTGCGCAACCTGGGCACCCTGGCTGCGACGGGCGACTATATCGTCTTCCTCGATGGCGACTGCATCCCCGCGCGCAATTTCGTCTCGCAGCATCGCAAGCTGGCCCGGCCCGGCTACCTCGTTTCCGGCAGCCGTGTGCTGCTGAGCGAACAATATACGCGCGAACTGCTGCAGGGGCATCTGGATCTGCACGAACTGTCCGTGTGGGCACGACTGCGCCTGCGGCTGGCGGGCCATCTCAACAAATTCGTGCAGACGGTTCTCGTGCTGCCGGACGTCGGCCGCGAGCGCAAGCGCTTCAGCTGGCGCCGCATCAAGAGCTGCAACCTAGCTGTCTGGCGCGCCGACCTGGACAAGGTGAATGGCTTCGACGAAAGCTTCCTCGGCTGGGGCCACGAGGATTCGGACCTGGTGGTACGCCTGTTCAACGCGGGCGTCCTGCGCAAGGACGGCGCATTTGCCACGGAGGTCTATCACCTTTGGCACCGCGAGAACCGGCGCGACCAGGAAAGCAGCAACCGCGCCGTCGTATTGCAGCGCGCTGCCGACCGCACCACGCAGGCCACCGCAGGGCTGCGCGAGCTGGCGGGAGTCGCCTGAGCCCGCGTGGGCCATCGGAACAGGCGCCGCGCCGTTGGCGGAGTAGAATCCCCCGGTAGCGGCAGCATGTGCGGTACCGAACTGAGCAATTGTTGCGGTACTGCCAAGCTGGCAACTCGATTCAACTCACAAGGAGAACGCGATGCGCCTGGACATTTACCGACGACCTGAACACGATGGCATTTTTTCCTACCTGGCCGTACCGGAAGGGAAACCGATTCCGCAGGAAGCGATCAATACTGACTGGGAACCGGAACAAAAGGCTATGGAAGTCGACGACAACGCCGACGGCCTGCCTGACTTCCATATCGAGCAGCTGTCCCAGCAGATCGGTACCAAAGGCTACGCGATCACCAGCCTCAAGGATATGTAACCCCCGGCGGCTGCCCGGCACCAGCCGGGCAGCGTCGTCAGACAACGCGCCACGACCGACCATGCAGGCGGCCCGCTCGGTGGCGATACGCGGCGCGTTCGCCGTGCGTGTCGCGTCCCTGGCGACGCGTTCAGATAGCCCGCTCAGACCCGCCGCTGTTGCGCGGCAAATTGCCAGCAATGCGCGGCAAACCAACCGCGTCGGCATCACAGGTGGAAACATTCGCTTGCAGATAATGCCGCAGGGTCATGCCGCAGTACGATGTTTCACCCCATAATGCCTGGTCAAGGACTTCGGACACTCCGTCACAGGAGGAACCAGCATTGGAGGCAGAACAAAATACAAGGGCGGCGAGGCCGTCATCCGGCCCGACAGTACTGCAGCCCGGCAGTAACAATGTCAGGCCGCTCAGTACTCCACCGCCACCTCGCGCGCGCCCAGCACCTGCTCCAGCGCCACCGTCAGCGCATCGGATGGCGCCACCCGCCAGTCGTCGCCCAGCTGCAGCACGCACTCGATGCCCTGCGGCTTGATGCGCATCTGCACCGGCAGGCCGTAGTCGTCGCGGTGCGGCGCCAGTATGTCGCGCAGCTTGGCGGCAGGGACGGCTTCCGGCAGCGTCCATCCCATCTGGCGCCCGAACTGCAGGCGCGCCGCGACGATATCGTAGACCTTCTCGGCCGAGATGCGCAGGCCGCCCGTGAAGCGGTCTTCCGACACCTTGCCCGTCACGGCCAGGAACTCGTCCTCCTTGAAGCATTTTTTATTGGCTTCGAAGATTTCGCTGTACACCGTCACTTCCACCACGGCGCTCTTGTCGTCCAGCGAGACGATCAGGATCTTGCCACGCTGCGTCATCTGCGTGCGGATGCCCGTGATGACGCCGCACATCATGCGCGGCTCGCGCGACGGCTCCAGCTCGGACAGCTTGGTGCGGGCGAAGCGGCGCGCTTCGACCGCATAGCTGTCGAACATGTGGCCGGACAGGTAGAAGCCGAGCGCGATCTTTTCCTCGGCCAGCTTCTGGCGGTCCGTCCAGGGCTGCGCCTGCACGTACTCGGGCGGCGCCACCAG
Encoded proteins:
- a CDS encoding DUF6139 family protein, which gives rise to MRLDIYRRPEHDGIFSYLAVPEGKPIPQEAINTDWEPEQKAMEVDDNADGLPDFHIEQLSQQIGTKGYAITSLKDM
- a CDS encoding glycosyltransferase family 2 protein, which codes for MQQASKISVIVTTYNRPDALTAVVEACFAQDDTNFEIIIADDGSTNNTRDCVAALQARAPVPLRHVWQPDDGFRAARVRNLGTLAATGDYIVFLDGDCIPARNFVSQHRKLARPGYLVSGSRVLLSEQYTRELLQGHLDLHELSVWARLRLRLAGHLNKFVQTVLVLPDVGRERKRFSWRRIKSCNLAVWRADLDKVNGFDESFLGWGHEDSDLVVRLFNAGVLRKDGAFATEVYHLWHRENRRDQESSNRAVVLQRAADRTTQATAGLRELAGVA